From the genome of Streptomyces sp. S4.7:
TTCGACATGCCGACCCTCATGGGCCGCGACTCCGACGACCCGCGCTCCCTCGGCGAGGTCGGCCACTGCGGCGTCGCGATCGACTCCGCAGCCGACATGGAGATCCTCTTCGGCGACCTCCCGCTCGGGGACGTCACGACGTCCATGACCATCAGCGGCCCCGCCGTCCCGGTCTTCTGCATGTACCTGGTGGCCGCCGAGCGCCAGGGCATCGACCCCGCCGTACTGAACGGCACGCTCCAGACCGACATCTTCAAGGAGTACATCGCGCAGAAGGAGTGGCTCTTCCAGCCCGAGCCCCATCTGCGGCTGATCGGCGACCTGATGGAGCACTGCGCGGCGTCCATCCCCGCGTACAAGCCCCTCTCCGTCTCCGGCTACCACATCCGTGAGGCCGGGGCCACGGCCGCGCAGGAGCTGGCGTACACCCTCGCCGACGGCTTCGGCTACGTGGAGCTGGGTCTCTCGCGCGGCATGGACGTCGACGTCTTCGCCCCCGGTCTGTCCTTCTTCTTCGACGCGCACCTCGACTTCTTCGAGGAGATCGCCAAGTTCCGCGCCGCGCGCCGGATCTGGGCGCGCTGGATGAAGGAGATGTACGGCGCGAAGACGGACAAGGCGCAGTGGCTCCGCTTCCACACCCAGACGGCGGGCGTCTCACTCACCGCGCAGCAGCCGTACAACAACGTCGTACGGACCGCCGTCGAGGCCCTGTCGGCGGTCCTCGGCGGCACGAACTCGCTGCACACCAACGCCCTGGACGAGACCCTGGCCCTCCCCAGCGAGCAGGCCGCCGAGATCGCCCTCCGTACCCAGCAGGTGCTGATGGAGGAGACCGGCGTCGCCAACGTCGCCGACCCGCTGGGCGGTTCCTGGTACGTGGAGCAGCTCACCGACCGCATCGAGGCCGACGCGGAGAAGATCTTCGAGCAGATCAAGGAGCGCGGCCTGCGCGCCCACCCCGACGGGCAGCACCCCATCGGCCCGATCACGTCCGGCATTCTGCGCGGCATCGAGGACGGCTGGTTCACCGGCGAGATCGCCGAGTCCGCCTTCCAGTACCAGCGCGCGCTGGAGAAGGGCGACAAGCGGGTCGTCGGCGTCAACGTCCACCACGGCTCGGTCACCGGCGACCTGGAGATCCTGCGGGTCAGCCACGAGGTCGAACGCGACCAGGTGGCGGAGTTGGCGGAACGCAGGTCGGCCCGTGACGACGCCGCCGTCCGTACGGCGCTGGACGCGATGCTGGCCTCCGCGCGCGACGGGTCGAACATGATCGGACCGATGCTGGAGGCCGTCCGCGCGGAGGCGACGCTGGGCGAGATCTGCGGCGTGCTGCGGGACGAGTGGGGCACGTACACGGAGCCGCCCGGCTTCTGACGGCCACGCGGGAGCGCCGGCCACTCCGTGAGGCGGTCGGCGGTCGGCCGGGCGCTCGTCCGGGGCAGTCGCTGTCGCCGCCGAGGCGGCCGGCCTCTCCCGCCTCCGTGAGGACGGACATGCCCGGGGATGTCCCCGGACGGCCCGCCGCGGGCGGTCAGATCGCCGTACACGGCCGCGAAGCCGCTGTCCCGGTCGTCGAAGGGCGCGAGCCGGTCGGCCGGGCCCGGCCCCACGGCCGACGGCGCCGGAGACGGGGCGCATCGCCGCGCCGCCGGGAACGCAAGTGCGCCTGAGGTCAAGCCCTCAGGGCTCCTGGATCGCGCCCAGCCCCGCCACCAGCAGCAGCGTGAAACCGCGTGCCCAGTCCTCGTCCACCCGCTCCGCGCTCACCAGCGTCCGGTGCACCACGGCCCCCGCGATCACGTCGAAGATCAGGTCGGCGTTGCGGGCCGCCGCCTCGGGGTCGCTCTCGTACGGCAACTCGCCCCGCGCCTGCGCCCGTTCGCGGCCCTTGAGCACCAGGCCCTTCTGCCGGTCGACGATCGCCGTACGGATCCGGTCGCGCAGCGCGTCGTCCCGCGTCGACTCGGCGACCACGGCCATCAACGCCGTCTTTGTCTCCGGCCG
Proteins encoded in this window:
- a CDS encoding methylmalonyl-CoA mutase family protein, with the translated sequence MDAHAQAETAAIEEGRRRWQARYDKARKRDADFSTLSGDPVEPVYGPRPGDTYEGFERIGWPGEYPFTRGLHATGYRGRTWTIRQFAGFGNARQTNERYKTILANGGGGLSVAFDMPTLMGRDSDDPRSLGEVGHCGVAIDSAADMEILFGDLPLGDVTTSMTISGPAVPVFCMYLVAAERQGIDPAVLNGTLQTDIFKEYIAQKEWLFQPEPHLRLIGDLMEHCAASIPAYKPLSVSGYHIREAGATAAQELAYTLADGFGYVELGLSRGMDVDVFAPGLSFFFDAHLDFFEEIAKFRAARRIWARWMKEMYGAKTDKAQWLRFHTQTAGVSLTAQQPYNNVVRTAVEALSAVLGGTNSLHTNALDETLALPSEQAAEIALRTQQVLMEETGVANVADPLGGSWYVEQLTDRIEADAEKIFEQIKERGLRAHPDGQHPIGPITSGILRGIEDGWFTGEIAESAFQYQRALEKGDKRVVGVNVHHGSVTGDLEILRVSHEVERDQVAELAERRSARDDAAVRTALDAMLASARDGSNMIGPMLEAVRAEATLGEICGVLRDEWGTYTEPPGF
- a CDS encoding TetR/AcrR family transcriptional regulator translates to MLSRSHRSPNRAGRPRSAAADTAILLATRAALVELGWSKLSMGDVAARAGVAKTTLYRRWASKNELVVDAVAVLFDEIEIPDRGSLSADIEGVVLQFAALLERPETKTALMAVVAESTRDDALRDRIRTAIVDRQKGLVLKGRERAQARGELPYESDPEAAARNADLIFDVIAGAVVHRTLVSAERVDEDWARGFTLLLVAGLGAIQEP